The following are from one region of the Osmerus mordax isolate fOsmMor3 chromosome 1, fOsmMor3.pri, whole genome shotgun sequence genome:
- the phtf1 gene encoding putative homeodomain transcription factor 1 isoform X1 codes for MARIAWYQEKIGAYDQQIWEKSLEQTELNGIGSKPKKTGHIKPDLIDVDLVRGSTFSKTKPESPWTALTRKGLVRVLLFPFFFHWWIQVTSQRISLCILLLYLLQVAALLMYVEVPAASPSELFGPMCLMLLLGTVHCQIVSTETSRSPFISPVTSSSASPTRRRRPRKGRGVKRTEEPGSNEDTELHDNQRLYRSEESRTNQRSGFGASDELSSEEEEDGASVPPPAPQERHAGRKTVTAYLRKRHLQLLSQTPGPQAECARPASPASSMDGKKARGAERLRLDHAERPASDTDDTMWEELLQGPDSASTGSSDTEGEAWRYRAGVNAPPTATVSSDDEKLQQGHLSWLQACHPSRDRVSAIIWEQGDCKKADMSVLEISGIILTRVKLVEQGMGYLMLGGLVTATLALLPYGFRLSQQLELSQLGSLSLGQLAQMALGPPDAQAYAFFLISTVERFCLTGLFFFMMCVAERTYKQRLLFAKLFSHLTSARKAKKSEIPHFRLKKVQNIKMWLSLRSFLKRRGPQRSVDVIVSSIFLLALSIAFIICAQLLHSHHTFLDSLTNWELMLWCSSLFLFLLRLATLGTETNCKYSNASVLLTEQINLYLKMEKKPNKKEELNIVNNVLKLATKLMKELDIPFRLLGLTVNPLVYNITRVVILSALSAVVSDLLGFNIRLWKIKP; via the exons atggcgagaatagcctggTATCAAGAAAAG ATTGGAGCATATGACCAGCAGATTTGGGAGAAATCCCTTGAACAAACGGAGTTAAAT GGAATTGGCAGCAAGCCAAAGAAGACTGGACACATCAAGCCGGACCTAATTGATGTTGACCTAGTAAGAG GCTCAACATTCAGCAAGACTAAGCCAGAGAGTCCATGGACAGCACTGACCCGTAAAGGTCTGGTCAGGGTGCTTCTGTTCCCCTTCTTCTTCCACTGGTGGATCCAGGTCACCTCCCAGAGGATCTCCCTCTGCATCCTGCTGCTCTACCTCCTGCAAG TGGCAGCGCTCCTCATGTATGTGGAGGTTCCTGCGGCCAGCCCCAGTGAGCTGTTTGGGCCCATGTGTctgatgctgctgctgggcACCGTGCACTGTCAGATCGTCTCCACGGAGACCAGCCGCAGCCCCTTCATCAGCCCTGTGACCAGCAGCTCTGCCAGCCCCACGCgtaggaggag ACCCAGGAAGGGGCGGGGGGTGAAGCGGACAGAGGAGCCAGGGAGCAACGAAGACACCGAGCTGCACGACAACCAGAGACTCTACAGATCTGAGGAGAGCAGG ACCAATCAGAGATCAGGGTTCGGGGCGTCTGACGAACTGtccagtgaggaagaggaggacggagCTAGCGTGCCCCCGCCAGCCCCTCAGGAGAGACACGCAGGAAGGAAAACTGTCACTGCCTACCTCAGGAAGAGACACCTCCAGCTCCTGTCCCAGACCCCAGGCCCCCAG gcgGAGTGTGCCCGGCCGGctagccccgcctcctccaTGGACGGCAAGAAAGCTCGCGGCGCCGAGCGCCTCCGACTTGACCACGCCGAACGGCCCGCCTCCGACACCGACGACACCATGTGGGAGGAGCTTCTGCAGGGCCCCGACTCCGCCTCCACGGGCAGCAGCGACACCGAGGGGGAGGCCTGGCGGTACCGCGCCGGGGTCAACGCCCCCCCCACCGCTACGGTCAGCAGCGACGACGAGAAACTGCAGCAG ggtcatTTGTCGTGGCTCCAGGCGTGCCACCCGTCTAGGGACCGTGTGAGTGCCATCATCTGGGAGCAGGGGGACTGCAAGAAGGCGGACATGTCCGTTCTGGAGATCAGTGGCATCATTCTGACACGG gtGAAGCTGGTGGAGCAGGGCATGGGCTACCTGATGCTGGGCGGCCTGGTGACGGCCACGCTGGCCCTGCTGCCGTACGGCTTCCGCCTGTCCCAGCAGCTGGAGCTGTCCCAGCTGGGCTCCCTGAGCCTGGGCCAGCTGGCCCAGATGGCCCTGGGCCCGCCCGACGCCCAGGCCTACGCCTTCTTCCTCATCTCCACCGTGGAGAGGTTCTGCCTCACcggactcttcttcttcatgaTGTGCGTGGCGGAGAGGACCTACAAACAG CGGCTCCTGTTCGCCAAGCTGTTCAGCCACCTCACGTCCGCGCGGAAAGCCAAGAAGTCGGAAATCCCTCACTTCCGTCTGAAGAAGGTGCAGAACATCAAGATGTGGCTGTCTCTCCGCTCGTTCCTCAAG AGGCGAGGGCCCCAGCGTTCGGTCGATGTCATTGTGTCGTCCATCTTCCTCCTGGCTCTCTCCATTGCCTTCATCATCTGTGCTCAG ctcctgcACAGTCACCACACATTCCTGGACTCTCTGACCAACTgggagctgatgttgtggtgctcctccctgttcctgttcctgctgcGTCTGGCCACGCTGGGCACCGAGACCAACTGCAAATACAGCAACGCCTCGGTGCTGCTTACCGAGCAG ATAAACCTGTATCTCAAGATGGAAAAGAAACCCAACAAGAAAGAAGAACTGAACATAGTGAACAATGTTCTGAAGCTCGCAACTAAACTCATGAAA gagtTGGACATCCCCTTCCGGCTGCTGGGTCTGACGGTGAACCCCCTGGTGTACAACATCACCCGGGTGGTCATCCTGTCAGCCCTGTCCGCCGTGGTCAGCGACCTGCTGGGCTTCAATATCAGG CTGTGGAAGATCAAGCCTTGA